Proteins encoded by one window of Anaerolineales bacterium:
- the cphA gene encoding cyanophycin synthetase: MKILNKKVYRGPNLYEYRPVVRLDLDIEDLEDYPTTKIPGFIDNLLATMPTLEEHGCSYGVPGGFVRRMRETTWIGHVIEHIAIELQCLAGSPVSRGKTRSLNTPGHYMVIYEFAEEEVGLAAGELAVDLVRWLIPPTIPSGMSETERIWFNYLGKFEAFVELAKEKALGPSTLSLVQAAERRGVPWIRLNEHSLIQFGQGRYQKRIEATVTSRTGHIAVGIAQDKALTSRMLRDAGLPVPRQTLVADETEAISAAEDIGYPVVTKPYDGNHGRGVSINLRSPEDVRIGYQLAAEESSRVVIEQYVTGRDYRILVVGGKVVAAAERVPGHVVGDGTHTIRELVDRVNQDPRRGIGHEKILTRLEIDDQAVRLLALTGYTLETILAIDEVFFLRQTGNLSTGGTAIDRTDDIHYENIQMAERAIQVIGLDIGGVDFISPDISRPYTEVGGGIVEVNAGPGFRMHVAPSEGKPRDVAGAVIDMLFPPGTPARIPLCAITGTNGKTTTTRMVGHIMKLAGMNPGMTTTDGIYVNGEAILRGDMTGPWSARVVLREPNVDCAVLETARGGIVREGLGFDRCHVGAVLNVQGDHLGLGGIETLEQLADMKQVVIESVADDGWGVLNADDPMTRGMGRYCDGNVCWFTLDSKNDLVRDHVRGGGRAISLEQGINGEMLTLYDEGKHIPLLWAHLIPATFEGRARFNIANAMAAAAVAYCMGVNVEMIRLGLKTFTTTFYQTPGRMNIFEEYPFKVIFDYAHNPAAMRAVAEFVQSLRITGRKIGVIAAPGDRRDGDIKEVGYAAAAAYDYLIIKEDWNTRGRQAGSIAGLLREAVVEKGFDPERIQIVLNEFDAIRTALDMAESGDIVVVFGDDVSGAWKLITKYREPEVYRRWLVETKQPLPPEGTPVGWRGVVMG; this comes from the coding sequence ATGAAAATCCTCAACAAAAAAGTCTACCGAGGTCCAAATCTTTACGAATACCGCCCAGTTGTTCGCCTTGATCTTGATATTGAAGATTTAGAAGACTACCCAACAACAAAAATTCCCGGTTTCATTGATAACCTTCTGGCGACCATGCCCACCTTAGAGGAACACGGCTGTTCGTATGGCGTACCGGGGGGGTTTGTCCGGCGGATGCGCGAAACGACATGGATCGGGCATGTGATCGAACATATCGCCATTGAATTGCAATGCCTTGCCGGGTCGCCCGTCAGTCGTGGAAAGACGCGCAGCCTGAACACGCCGGGGCATTACATGGTGATCTACGAATTTGCCGAGGAGGAGGTCGGTCTGGCGGCGGGCGAACTCGCCGTTGATCTCGTCCGCTGGCTCATCCCGCCAACGATTCCAAGCGGGATGAGCGAAACCGAGCGGATATGGTTCAACTATTTAGGCAAGTTTGAGGCATTTGTTGAACTGGCAAAAGAAAAAGCCCTGGGTCCAAGTACGCTATCCTTAGTACAGGCGGCGGAGCGGCGCGGCGTACCCTGGATTCGCCTGAACGAACACAGCCTGATCCAATTTGGGCAGGGGCGTTATCAAAAACGGATCGAAGCGACAGTAACCAGCCGAACGGGGCATATCGCTGTAGGGATCGCCCAAGATAAGGCGCTGACCAGCCGAATGCTGCGCGATGCCGGACTTCCCGTTCCACGCCAAACCCTCGTTGCCGATGAAACCGAGGCGATCAGTGCGGCGGAAGATATTGGGTATCCCGTTGTGACCAAACCCTATGATGGAAATCATGGGCGCGGCGTCTCAATCAATTTGCGCTCCCCTGAAGATGTTCGCATTGGCTACCAACTGGCGGCGGAAGAATCCTCTCGCGTTGTCATTGAGCAGTATGTTACCGGGCGCGATTACCGAATTTTGGTTGTTGGGGGGAAGGTCGTCGCTGCGGCTGAACGTGTGCCGGGGCATGTGGTGGGCGATGGAACACACACCATCCGCGAGCTTGTGGATCGTGTCAATCAGGACCCTCGGCGGGGCATTGGGCATGAGAAAATTCTGACCCGCTTGGAGATTGATGATCAGGCGGTACGGCTTTTGGCGTTGACGGGTTATACGTTGGAGACCATCCTTGCCATTGATGAGGTGTTTTTCCTCCGGCAGACGGGCAATCTCAGCACAGGCGGCACGGCAATTGACCGCACCGACGATATCCATTACGAAAACATCCAAATGGCAGAACGGGCTATTCAGGTGATCGGGCTGGATATTGGCGGCGTTGACTTCATCTCCCCAGATATTTCCCGCCCTTATACCGAGGTTGGCGGTGGGATTGTCGAAGTGAACGCCGGACCGGGCTTTCGGATGCACGTTGCGCCAAGCGAGGGGAAACCACGCGATGTTGCTGGCGCGGTTATTGATATGCTCTTTCCCCCCGGAACGCCCGCCCGCATTCCGCTGTGCGCCATCACTGGTACCAATGGCAAGACAACCACCACGCGCATGGTTGGGCATATTATGAAACTGGCGGGGATGAACCCCGGCATGACGACGACAGACGGTATCTATGTCAATGGCGAGGCGATCCTGCGTGGGGATATGACCGGGCCCTGGAGCGCCCGCGTCGTCCTCCGTGAGCCGAATGTTGATTGTGCCGTTTTGGAGACGGCGCGCGGGGGCATTGTCCGCGAGGGGCTGGGTTTTGACCGCTGCCATGTGGGGGCAGTGTTGAATGTGCAAGGCGACCACCTCGGTTTGGGAGGCATTGAAACCCTTGAACAGCTTGCCGATATGAAGCAGGTTGTCATTGAATCCGTTGCCGATGATGGGTGGGGCGTGCTGAACGCCGACGATCCAATGACACGCGGCATGGGGCGTTACTGCGATGGGAATGTTTGCTGGTTCACACTGGATTCTAAAAATGATCTCGTGCGCGATCATGTCCGGGGCGGTGGGCGGGCAATCAGCCTTGAGCAAGGGATCAATGGTGAGATGCTCACCCTTTATGATGAGGGAAAACATATTCCCCTGCTGTGGGCGCATCTGATTCCCGCAACCTTCGAGGGGCGGGCGCGGTTCAACATTGCCAACGCAATGGCAGCAGCGGCGGTGGCATATTGTATGGGTGTCAATGTGGAAATGATCCGCCTCGGTCTGAAGACCTTCACCACCACGTTTTACCAAACGCCCGGACGGATGAATATTTTTGAGGAATACCCCTTCAAGGTGATTTTCGATTACGCCCACAATCCGGCGGCGATGCGTGCCGTTGCCGAATTCGTCCAGTCTTTGCGCATCACCGGACGAAAAATCGGGGTGATTGCGGCGCCGGGGGATCGGCGTGACGGGGATATTAAAGAGGTTGGCTATGCCGCCGCCGCCGCTTACGATTACTTAATCATCAAAGAAGATTGGAATACACGCGGACGGCAGGCGGGGAGCATTGCTGGACTGCTGCGGGAGGCTGTGGTTGAAAAAGGCTTTGATCCAGAGAGGATTCAGATCGTCTTAAACGAATTCGATGCCATTCGGACGGCGTTGGATATGGCGGAATCGGGCGATATTGTCGTCGTCTTTGGCGATGATGTCAGCGGGGCATGGAAGTTGATCACAAAATACCGCGAACCAGAGGTCTACCGCCGTTGGCTGGTTGAGACGAAACAACCTCTCCCGCCGGAGGGGACGCCTGTCGGGTGGCGGGGCGTTGTCATGGGCTGA
- a CDS encoding dihydrofolate reductase has protein sequence MRKLVVTEFLSLDGVMENPAWTAPYWNDEIAQFKTEEDSTVDALLLGRITYQGFAAAWPTSDDEGAPFMNNVRKYVVSTTLTKAEWNNSQLIRANVVQEISTLKQQDGQDILVYGSATLVQTLMQHHLVDSYRFLVYPVVLGKGKRLFHEGTMATLTLVRTQSLSSGVAALVYEPVR, from the coding sequence ATGCGAAAACTCGTGGTCACCGAATTCCTATCCCTTGATGGTGTGATGGAAAACCCCGCTTGGACGGCGCCCTATTGGAATGACGAGATAGCGCAGTTCAAAACCGAGGAAGATTCGACTGTCGATGCCTTACTTCTAGGGCGCATCACCTATCAGGGCTTTGCTGCTGCGTGGCCCACAAGCGATGACGAAGGAGCGCCCTTCATGAACAACGTTCGCAAATACGTGGTGTCAACGACACTCACGAAGGCAGAATGGAACAACTCTCAGCTAATCAGGGCAAATGTCGTTCAGGAAATCTCCACCCTAAAGCAGCAGGACGGTCAGGATATTCTCGTCTACGGCAGCGCCACCCTTGTACAAACCCTCATGCAGCATCATCTCGTCGATAGCTATCGGTTTCTTGTCTATCCGGTAGTTCTGGGCAAGGGTAAGCGGCTTTTTCACGAGGGGACAATGGCCACGCTGACCCTTGTGAGAACGCAATCCCTCAGTTCAGGGGTGGCGGCGCTTGTCTATGAGCCGGTGCGGTAG
- a CDS encoding excisionase: protein MAKKYLTAQEASARLKVTAATLYAYVSRGLIRSEAVSESKRVRRYLAEDVQKLLERKEHRSDPAKTAHAALHWGTPVLDSALTLITENGLYYRGYGVEFLVGARSFEQVAALLWTGDFDRWQDSEPPVFPPDGLRAGRFLANMQIALALSAEGDWGASAARNPIAVGGRILKVLTRAVAFPALPTGQIADHVGAAWGVSPAAINAALILCADHELNASSFAARIVASTGASLYAAVASGLAALSGGNHGGHTARVAAMFREIDTAHDHDGRSALIGERLARGDGLPGFGHPLYPEGDPRARCLLAYLEGNHASKRLTDDLTTLALLQRHIPDAPTIDCALVIFERALNLPLGAAFALFALGRAAGWIAHALEQAATGTMIRPRATYTGVPPQEG from the coding sequence TTGGCTAAGAAATACCTCACCGCACAAGAAGCCTCTGCTCGGTTAAAGGTGACCGCCGCCACGCTTTATGCCTATGTTAGCCGAGGGTTGATCCGCAGCGAAGCGGTTTCTGAATCAAAACGGGTGCGGCGTTATCTTGCCGAGGATGTGCAGAAACTTCTTGAGCGCAAGGAACATCGCAGCGATCCGGCAAAGACTGCCCACGCTGCCCTTCACTGGGGGACACCCGTCCTTGATTCCGCCCTCACCTTGATCACAGAGAACGGGTTGTATTATCGGGGGTATGGGGTGGAGTTTCTCGTTGGTGCGCGGTCTTTTGAACAGGTTGCCGCGCTGTTATGGACGGGCGATTTTGACCGTTGGCAAGACTCCGAACCGCCCGTATTCCCTCCCGACGGACTCCGTGCCGGACGTTTTCTAGCGAACATGCAGATCGCCCTTGCGCTCTCGGCAGAAGGGGATTGGGGGGCATCAGCGGCGCGAAACCCGATCGCGGTGGGAGGGCGGATTCTGAAGGTTTTGACGCGGGCAGTGGCTTTTCCCGCCCTTCCAACGGGGCAGATTGCCGATCACGTAGGGGCTGCATGGGGTGTTTCGCCAGCGGCGATCAATGCCGCATTGATCCTCTGTGCCGATCACGAGTTGAATGCATCCTCCTTCGCCGCTCGAATCGTTGCCAGCACAGGAGCAAGCCTCTATGCGGCGGTAGCGAGTGGTTTGGCGGCGCTCAGCGGGGGAAATCATGGCGGGCATACAGCGCGGGTGGCGGCGATGTTTCGAGAGATTGATACCGCACACGATCACGATGGGCGGAGCGCACTCATAGGGGAACGGTTGGCGCGTGGGGATGGTCTGCCGGGCTTTGGGCATCCACTCTACCCAGAGGGCGATCCGCGTGCGCGGTGCTTGTTGGCATATTTGGAGGGGAATCACGCCAGCAAACGCCTGACGGATGATCTGACAACTCTCGCCCTTTTGCAAAGGCACATCCCCGACGCACCAACGATTGACTGCGCCCTTGTGATTTTTGAACGGGCGCTGAACCTGCCCTTAGGGGCGGCGTTTGCCCTCTTTGCGTTGGGGCGGGCGGCGGGATGGATTGCCCATGCCCTAGAACAAGCCGCTACGGGGACGATGATTCGTCCCCGCGCTACCTATACCGGCGTGCCGCCCCAAGAGGGGTGA
- a CDS encoding pyruvate carboxyltransferase gives MIPDPQTPEYFLESFPRDAFPQYVWTERPVNLPLQVWTTETTHRDGQQGGLPLSVDQSLTIYDILCQFTGESGAIRQAEFFAYRPSDRAALEGALERYRDGAPIEPTTWIRATSKDVDLIKTLGVRETGMLASASDYHTFHKFTPGGRKQAAQTYLDAVRVTVDAGIRPRLHLEDATRAPLDFILPFVEAVQAICAPYGLTPKFRVCDTMGLGLPDADVALPRSIPRLFRALRAAGLTPEMLEFHPHNDTWLVVPNCLAAIREGCAVINGTALGKGERTGNAPLEAILMHLMGMGFFAQNAPNFKALNALAALYQTMGEELPPKYPLYGRDAHRTRAGVHADGLNKFWWMYAPFNVPALLGRPLEVSLTKESGSAGVIFLIRQHLGITLTKDDPQIMAIQAWVTGEFEGGRQTSIEWEELAALVDATLMKNHPIQSDSERV, from the coding sequence ATGATCCCTGATCCACAGACCCCAGAGTATTTTCTAGAAAGTTTCCCCCGCGATGCCTTTCCCCAGTATGTGTGGACAGAACGCCCGGTGAACTTACCCTTGCAGGTATGGACAACAGAGACGACACACCGCGACGGTCAGCAGGGCGGGTTACCTTTGAGTGTTGACCAAAGCCTGACGATTTACGACATACTGTGCCAGTTTACGGGAGAGAGTGGGGCAATCCGCCAAGCGGAATTTTTTGCCTACCGCCCCTCGGATCGGGCGGCATTAGAGGGGGCATTGGAGCGCTATCGGGATGGGGCGCCGATTGAACCAACAACATGGATTCGTGCCACCAGCAAGGACGTTGATCTGATTAAAACCCTCGGCGTGCGCGAGACGGGGATGCTTGCTTCGGCATCGGATTATCATACCTTTCACAAATTTACTCCCGGCGGGCGCAAGCAGGCAGCACAAACCTACCTTGACGCCGTGCGCGTAACCGTCGATGCCGGAATTCGCCCCCGCTTACACCTTGAGGATGCCACCCGCGCCCCGCTCGATTTTATCCTGCCCTTTGTAGAGGCTGTGCAAGCGATCTGTGCGCCCTATGGTCTCACCCCAAAATTCCGCGTCTGCGATACGATGGGCTTGGGACTGCCGGATGCTGACGTTGCCTTGCCGCGCTCTATTCCCCGCCTTTTTCGGGCGCTGCGGGCGGCGGGGCTGACCCCAGAAATGCTCGAATTTCACCCCCACAACGACACATGGCTCGTTGTTCCCAACTGCCTTGCGGCAATTCGTGAAGGGTGTGCTGTGATCAACGGCACTGCGTTGGGGAAGGGCGAACGGACGGGAAATGCCCCACTAGAGGCGATTTTGATGCACCTGATGGGGATGGGCTTCTTTGCCCAAAATGCGCCGAATTTCAAAGCGCTAAATGCCCTTGCCGCGCTCTACCAAACGATGGGGGAAGAACTGCCACCTAAATATCCGCTCTATGGACGGGATGCCCACCGCACCCGCGCCGGCGTTCATGCCGATGGACTGAATAAATTTTGGTGGATGTATGCCCCCTTCAATGTTCCGGCGCTGCTAGGGCGTCCGTTGGAGGTATCGCTTACCAAAGAGAGTGGCAGTGCTGGCGTGATTTTCTTGATTCGGCAGCATCTCGGGATCACCTTAACGAAAGATGATCCACAAATCATGGCGATTCAGGCGTGGGTGACGGGGGAATTTGAGGGTGGGCGGCAAACAAGCATCGAATGGGAAGAGCTTGCCGCGCTGGTTGACGCCACCCTGATGAAAAACCACCCAATACAGAGTGATTCTGAGCGCGTTTGA
- a CDS encoding RidA family protein, whose product MTERRIVHTEHAPKAIGPYSQAVIANGFVFCAGQTGFDPATMEVVKGGISAETRQVLTNIKAVLEAAGSGLGKVVKTTVYLHDMGDFQAMNVVYAEFFPDAPPARTTVGNLNLPRGVLVEIEVIAMV is encoded by the coding sequence ATGACTGAGCGTCGTATTGTTCACACCGAACATGCCCCCAAAGCGATTGGTCCGTACTCGCAGGCGGTGATTGCCAATGGGTTTGTGTTCTGCGCTGGACAGACGGGCTTTGATCCGGCGACAATGGAGGTCGTCAAAGGCGGCATTTCTGCCGAGACACGCCAAGTCTTGACAAACATCAAAGCTGTTCTCGAAGCCGCCGGATCAGGTTTGGGAAAGGTAGTCAAAACAACTGTCTACCTTCACGATATGGGCGATTTTCAGGCGATGAATGTCGTCTACGCCGAATTCTTTCCCGATGCCCCTCCTGCCCGCACCACCGTAGGCAATTTGAATCTGCCGCGTGGTGTGCTGGTGGAAATTGAAGTCATTGCTATGGTGTAG
- the gmk gene encoding guanylate kinase, with translation MSNLQTPTLPVIIMDSSDSYGRGVIFVFVGPAGVGKNTVIKRIMHDFPRLQRMPTATTRPPREGEREGIDHFFVSVERFSAMRDGGELLEYEEVHPGKFYGAVRRPVEESLARGDLLVSDIDVKGAVALKAAFPNHVVTIFILPPTEQALLDRMRERGEATEAEILQRHARAQYELSRATESDYRVVNDNVERCAAEVRAIVLHHAPNAGDAPYKTKEDNHD, from the coding sequence ATGAGCAACCTACAGACCCCAACCCTACCCGTGATCATCATGGATTCATCAGACTCTTACGGACGCGGTGTGATCTTCGTCTTTGTTGGTCCCGCCGGGGTCGGCAAGAACACCGTGATCAAGCGCATCATGCACGATTTCCCTCGCTTGCAGCGGATGCCTACCGCCACCACCCGTCCCCCCCGCGAAGGCGAACGGGAGGGCATTGATCATTTTTTCGTCAGTGTAGAGCGCTTCAGCGCCATGCGTGATGGCGGTGAACTGCTGGAATACGAAGAAGTTCACCCAGGCAAATTCTACGGGGCAGTGCGCCGTCCGGTGGAAGAAAGCCTCGCTCGCGGCGATTTGCTCGTCTCTGATATTGATGTAAAAGGCGCAGTGGCGTTGAAGGCTGCCTTTCCCAACCACGTTGTGACCATCTTCATCCTCCCTCCCACTGAACAGGCGCTCTTGGATCGGATGCGCGAACGTGGCGAGGCAACCGAAGCGGAAATTTTGCAACGTCATGCCCGCGCTCAATATGAGCTTTCGCGGGCGACAGAGAGCGATTACCGCGTTGTCAATGACAATGTGGAGCGTTGTGCGGCAGAGGTGCGGGCGATTGTCCTCCACCACGCCCCCAATGCCGGAGATGCCCCTTACAAAACAAAGGAAGATAATCATGACTGA
- the mutY gene encoding A/G-specific adenine glycosylase — MIDSHSFAAALAPWFVRDASDRPWRHTRDPYRVWLSEVMLQQTQSATVVPYYEKFAAAYPTVHALAAAPLDQVLKLWEGLGYYSRARNMHRAAQIVAAGGGQFPQTAALLQNLPGVGRYTAAAVASIVFGERVAVLDGNVIRVLARLYDLPADVTMSATQRHLWALAEGLIAEAERPGDHNQAMMELGSRICTPRSPDCPNCPVQTFCRAHANNTQGERPVKARKAKTPHRDVASGVIYDAAGRFLIAQRPLKGLLGGLWEFPAAFREGDESLGETLARALSEQCGIQVEIGDVLATVKHAFSHFRITLHAHRCRYLGGEIALTRYIAAAWVTPAEVDHYALARADRRMIEVLLGRSSPKN, encoded by the coding sequence ATGATTGATTCTCATTCGTTTGCAGCAGCATTGGCACCATGGTTTGTTCGGGATGCGTCAGATCGTCCCTGGCGGCACACCCGTGATCCCTACCGCGTCTGGCTTTCGGAAGTCATGCTTCAACAAACGCAGAGCGCCACCGTTGTCCCCTATTACGAGAAATTCGCTGCCGCTTACCCAACGGTTCATGCCCTTGCCGCTGCTCCGCTGGATCAGGTCTTGAAGTTGTGGGAAGGTTTGGGTTATTACAGCCGCGCTCGCAACATGCATCGCGCCGCACAGATCGTCGCTGCTGGCGGGGGACAGTTCCCACAAACCGCCGCACTGCTGCAAAACCTCCCCGGTGTGGGGCGTTATACGGCGGCGGCAGTTGCCAGCATTGTTTTTGGGGAGCGCGTCGCCGTCCTTGATGGAAATGTCATTCGCGTTTTGGCACGGCTTTACGACCTCCCCGCTGATGTCACGATGTCAGCTACACAGCGCCACCTATGGGCGCTTGCCGAGGGGTTGATTGCCGAGGCAGAACGCCCGGGCGATCACAATCAGGCGATGATGGAATTGGGCAGCCGGATTTGTACCCCCCGTTCGCCAGATTGCCCCAACTGTCCGGTACAGACCTTTTGCCGCGCCCATGCCAACAACACACAAGGGGAACGCCCTGTGAAAGCACGCAAGGCGAAAACCCCTCATCGGGATGTTGCGTCCGGGGTCATTTATGACGCCGCCGGACGGTTTCTCATTGCTCAACGCCCTCTGAAGGGATTGCTTGGCGGCTTGTGGGAATTTCCAGCCGCATTCCGCGAGGGGGACGAATCGCTTGGGGAGACTTTAGCGCGGGCGCTCTCTGAGCAATGCGGGATTCAGGTTGAGATCGGGGATGTACTGGCAACCGTAAAACACGCCTTCAGCCATTTTCGGATCACCCTTCATGCCCACCGCTGCCGCTATCTCGGTGGCGAGATCGCCCTCACAAGGTATATCGCAGCGGCATGGGTGACGCCGGCGGAGGTCGATCACTATGCGCTGGCGCGGGCAGATCGGCGCATGATTGAGGTCTTGTTGGGGCGCTCCTCCCCAAAAAATTGA
- the fbp gene encoding class 1 fructose-bisphosphatase gives MSALMTIERHILEKQKEHPNASGALTQLLYDIALAGKLIARETTRAGLVNILGAYGSTNVQGEEQMKLDVFADQTIFRMNDHTGRLCVMASEENEHILPIPERFPVGKYVLVYDPLDGSGNVDVNASIGTIFAIHRKISADERGTQEDVMQSGRKIVAAGYIVYGPSTMMVYSTGQGVDGFTLDPSVGEFLLSHPDIRLPNKPKYYGCNQGNEKYWTDGVKAYLNWIRAVGDDTRKPLDGRYMGALVADFHRILLKGGVYIYPGDLRDPQKPAGKLRLIYECAPLAFIAGQAGGYASDGLGDILDIQPHELHQRVPLFIGDRGLVEQAERLIQTHDHEWCAAYRTYREMVFAG, from the coding sequence ATGTCCGCTTTAATGACCATCGAACGTCACATATTGGAAAAACAAAAAGAACACCCCAATGCGTCGGGGGCGCTCACCCAACTGCTCTATGATATTGCCCTTGCTGGAAAACTCATCGCCCGCGAGACCACCCGCGCTGGCTTGGTGAACATCCTCGGCGCGTATGGCAGTACCAATGTGCAGGGCGAGGAACAGATGAAACTGGATGTCTTTGCCGACCAAACCATTTTCCGCATGAATGATCATACCGGACGGTTATGCGTCATGGCATCGGAAGAAAACGAGCATATTCTACCCATCCCCGAACGTTTTCCGGTGGGGAAATATGTCCTTGTTTACGATCCCTTAGATGGATCGGGTAATGTCGATGTGAACGCCAGCATCGGGACGATCTTCGCCATTCACCGGAAGATAAGCGCTGATGAGCGGGGAACGCAAGAGGATGTGATGCAAAGCGGGCGGAAGATCGTCGCGGCGGGCTATATCGTCTATGGTCCAAGTACGATGATGGTCTACAGCACCGGTCAGGGGGTTGATGGCTTCACCCTCGATCCCTCAGTGGGCGAGTTTCTGCTCAGCCATCCCGATATTCGCCTCCCCAACAAACCAAAATATTATGGTTGTAATCAGGGCAACGAAAAGTATTGGACGGACGGCGTAAAAGCCTATCTGAATTGGATTAGGGCAGTGGGTGATGACACCCGCAAGCCGCTTGATGGACGTTATATGGGGGCATTGGTGGCAGATTTTCACCGGATTCTCTTGAAGGGCGGCGTCTACATTTACCCGGGTGATCTGCGCGACCCCCAAAAGCCTGCTGGCAAGCTGCGCTTGATCTATGAATGTGCGCCGTTGGCGTTCATTGCCGGACAAGCCGGCGGGTATGCCTCCGACGGTCTAGGCGATATTTTAGATATTCAGCCGCACGAACTTCACCAGCGCGTTCCTTTGTTCATTGGGGATCGCGGGTTGGTAGAGCAAGCGGAGCGCTTGATTCAGACCCATGATCATGAGTGGTGTGCCGCCTACCGCACCTATCGGGAGATGGTTTTCGCTGGCTAG
- a CDS encoding rod shape-determining protein → MLGLFSLDIGIDLGTANTLVCVRGKGIVINEPSYAAIEKKTRRPITYGQEAKEMGGKAPSHILVVRPLRDGVISEFEITEGMLHYFIQKAHEQSWVPMPRPRVVVGIPSGVTEVEKRAVYDATISAGAREAFLIEEPVAAAIGAGLPLQETRGSMVVDIGGGTTEVAVFSLGGIVISRSIRVAGDEMDEDIIQYMRSKHSLLIGERTAERAKMEAGSAYPLPEERTLVLRGRDLVSGLPKAVEVSSIELREALAGSVEVIVDTIRDALDETPPELIADLMESGICMAGGGSQLKGLCERVANEIKVRVWLAEDAMTCVARGAGRILEDYDNLRSLLVGLERGSTQH, encoded by the coding sequence TTGCTTGGACTGTTCTCGCTCGACATTGGGATTGATCTCGGCACGGCGAATACCCTCGTCTGTGTGCGCGGCAAGGGGATCGTGATTAACGAACCTTCCTATGCGGCGATTGAAAAGAAAACCCGTCGCCCAATTACCTATGGGCAAGAGGCAAAGGAGATGGGCGGCAAAGCACCTTCCCATATCCTTGTTGTGCGCCCCCTGCGCGATGGTGTGATCTCCGAATTTGAGATCACCGAAGGGATGCTCCATTACTTCATCCAAAAAGCTCACGAACAAAGCTGGGTGCCAATGCCCCGCCCGCGTGTCGTCGTTGGGATTCCAAGCGGCGTCACTGAGGTGGAAAAACGTGCCGTCTACGATGCGACAATCAGCGCTGGCGCACGGGAGGCATTCCTGATCGAAGAACCCGTCGCCGCTGCCATTGGCGCGGGGCTGCCCCTCCAAGAAACGCGGGGGAGCATGGTGGTCGATATTGGGGGGGGGACGACGGAAGTTGCCGTGTTCTCCCTCGGCGGGATCGTGATCAGCCGCTCCATCCGCGTTGCGGGCGACGAAATGGATGAAGATATCATCCAATACATGCGCTCCAAACACAGCTTGCTCATTGGCGAACGCACGGCTGAACGTGCCAAGATGGAGGCTGGGTCGGCATACCCGCTCCCAGAGGAACGCACGCTTGTCCTGCGCGGACGCGATCTCGTCTCTGGCTTGCCGAAAGCGGTGGAGGTCAGTTCGATTGAACTGCGCGAGGCGCTGGCGGGGTCGGTGGAGGTCATTGTTGATACCATCCGCGATGCACTGGACGAGACGCCCCCCGAACTGATTGCCGACCTCATGGAGAGCGGTATTTGCATGGCGGGTGGGGGCAGCCAATTAAAGGGCTTGTGCGAGCGCGTCGCCAACGAGATCAAGGTGCGCGTGTGGCTGGCGGAAGATGCCATGACCTGTGTGGCACGCGGGGCGGGGCGCATCTTGGAAGATTATGATAACTTACGCAGTCTGTTGGTTGGCTTGGAGCGGGGCAGCACGCAGCATTAG
- a CDS encoding DUF4260 family protein: MTPTPATLLRLSAPRLLLHSEGLLLFLAAVTAYAHLRGSLLLFIALLLVPDMGMLGYLRSPVLGSFTYNLVHTFALPSFLLFGSLIGESLLGVQIALIWFAHIGMDRAVGYGLKYGREFKATHMERL, encoded by the coding sequence ATGACCCCTACCCCTGCAACGCTGCTGCGCCTGAGCGCCCCGCGCCTTTTGCTGCACAGCGAAGGGCTGCTGTTGTTCCTTGCCGCTGTCACCGCCTATGCGCACCTGCGGGGGAGTTTGCTGTTATTTATCGCGCTGCTCCTTGTGCCAGATATGGGAATGCTTGGCTACCTGCGCAGCCCTGTCTTAGGAAGTTTCACCTATAACCTCGTCCACACGTTTGCCCTGCCATCGTTCCTTTTGTTTGGGTCACTCATAGGGGAATCTCTACTGGGAGTGCAGATTGCCCTCATTTGGTTTGCTCATATTGGGATGGATCGGGCGGTGGGGTATGGCTTAAAATATGGGCGGGAATTCAAAGCGACACATATGGAACGTCTGTAA